In the genome of Neofelis nebulosa isolate mNeoNeb1 chromosome 8, mNeoNeb1.pri, whole genome shotgun sequence, one region contains:
- the LOC131519984 gene encoding LOW QUALITY PROTEIN: large ribosomal subunit protein mL42-like (The sequence of the model RefSeq protein was modified relative to this genomic sequence to represent the inferred CDS: inserted 1 base in 1 codon), with translation MVLAAVKRVISNRTIWKHLFPIQNGALYCVCHKSTYSPLPDDYNCKVELALTSDGRTIVCYHPSVDIPYEHTKPIPRPDPVCNNEETHDQVLKTRLEEKNEPLEXGPMIEQLSKMFFTTKHRWYPHGQYHRRRRKLDPPKDR, from the exons ATGGTATTAGCAGCAGTAAAACGGGTGATATCAAACAGAACTATCTGGAAACATTTATTTCCGATTCAAAACGGAGCTTTATATTGTGTTTGTCATAAATCTACGTATTCGCCTCTTCCAGATGACTATAATTGCAAAGTAGAGCTTGCTTTGACATCTGATGGCAGGACAATAGTATGCTACCACCCTTCTGTGGACATTCCATATGAACATACAAAACCTATCCCACGGCCAGATCCTGTGTGTAATAATGAAGAAACACATGATCAAGTGCTGAAAACcagattagaagaaaaaaatgaaccctTGG CAGGACCTATGATAGAACAACTTAGCAAAATGTTCTTTACTACTAAGCACCGTTGGTATCCTCATGGACAGTATCATAGACGTCGTAGGAAACTGGATCCACCAAAAGACAGATGA